One genomic segment of Plasmodium cynomolgi strain B DNA, chromosome 14, whole genome shotgun sequence includes these proteins:
- a CDS encoding hypothetical protein (putative), whose product MMRTNPNIDTGRRYFQHTHKNTASSSTKEKRHYRGKDLNLCTPFNHTANLCHERMDGNFYAYDISATVFRMLKCVHKLQQREGPNVSGQTSNENMFTNYQVDKLFYCYVSIYNNISKNLFLKLTLEFLKSPALYKKMTQNGRFYQQVLCEIVKCADGPETMDKSFFYEYVIKILSVILKNKNALNDIYERIFFEDIIKMISGENNINYFIKNFTFLISCISLYKRRLKKEVHFNRPKDDVQMEYLAQDNQILLMQKKKQLLQKCLPIILDIFNKLQQYNHLNDVDICNIVDFLNEFKQSHKIKSAICKEIHKYFKPSSDMKHLCLILYLLTQSKNEETQLTQVAYTHVYDIICWRRSELTDPKNVNLFLLGVTRWRRNAGVRQRTGTPVGRGTPVGGDNLVGSDTRSGGHPDGDAERPLKRRSSSSSRKKKKKTHSAKCRGLLQISYGAKSKSTNLQLCQLVRHNFIKKQKMKKEKKMYFWIKHRFLQFVKKGQLNSKYVKTFYQYFLPYHISKKCTRKKNYISPLTIVKNVGK is encoded by the coding sequence ATGATGAGGACAAACCCGAACATAGACACAGGCAGGAGGTACTTCCAACACACCCACAAGAACACAGCATCGAGTAGTACCAAAGAGAAAAGGCACTACAGAGGGAAAGACCTAAATTTATGCACACCGTTCAACCATACCGCCAATTTATGTCACGAACGAATGGATGGAAATTTTTACGCCTACGATATAAGCGCAACGGTTTTCAGGATGCtaaaatgtgtgcacaaaTTGCAGCAAAGGGAGGGTCCCAATGTGAGTGGCCAAACAAGCAATGAAAACATGTTCACCAATTATCAAGTGGACAAACTATTTTACTGCTACGTTTCGATTTATAACaatataagtaaaaatttatttttaaaattaacgCTGGAGTTTTTAAAATCCCCTGCACTTTACAAAAAGATGACACAAAATGGCAGATTTTATCAGCAAGTGCTCTGCGAAATAGTAAAGTGTGCAGATGGCCCTGAAACAATGGacaaatcttttttttacgaatatgtaatcaaaattttatctgTCATTCTGAAGAATAAAAACGCCTTAAACGACATATAcgaaagaatatttttcgaggatataataaaaatgataagtggggaaaacaatataaattattttataaaaaattttacgtttttaatttcctgcATTTCTTTGTATAAAAGGAGGCTAAAAAAAGAGGTCCATTTCAACAGGCCAAAAGATGACGTCCAAATGGAATACCTCGCACAGGACAATCAGATACTCCTcatgcagaagaagaaacaactTTTACAAAAGTGCCTACCAATTATCCtggatatttttaacaaactCCAGCAGTACAATCACCTTAACGATGTGGACATTTGCAACATTGTTGACTTCCTAAATGAGTTTAAACAAtctcataaaataaaatcagcCATCTGTAAAGagatacataaatatttcaagCCATCAAGTGATATGAAGCATTTATGTTTGATTTTGTACCTCCTGACACAGTCGAAAAATGAGGAAACGCAGCTCACCCAGGTGGCCTACACACACGTGTACGATATTATATGTTGGAGGCGGAGTGAGTTGACCGATCcgaaaaatgtgaacctTTTTCTGCTGGGCGTCACAAGATGGCGCCGCAACGCGGGCGTCCGGCAGCGCACGGGTACCCCCGTTGGGAGGGGTACTCCTGTTGGAGGGGATAATCTCGTTGGGAGCGACACTCGCAGTGGTGGTCATCCGGACGGGGATGCAGAAAGGCCACtgaagaggaggagcagcagcagcagcaggaagaagaagaagaagacccACTCAGCAAAGTGTAGAGGTCTACTGCAAATTTCTTATGGAGCCAAATCGAAAAGCACAAACCTGCAGTTGTGCCAACTTGTGCGACacaattttatcaaaaagcagaaaatgaagaaggaaaaaaaaatgtacttttgGATTAAACACCGCTTCTTgcagtttgtaaaaaagggacagtTAAACagtaaatatgttaaaaCGTTTTaccaatattttttgccgtACCATATAAGTAAAAAGTGCACGAGAAAGAAGAATTATATATCCCCCCTAAcgattgtaaaaaatgtaggaaaa
- a CDS encoding RNA binding protein (putative) → MIFTRVFLLPVFLVCSVSTFVKHNLPDCNYIYTKTHRFRKKRKKINYRLRKSKDDDIESCIPHMYKDIAPSLKGLVDEEYSYKQLLNAYFPETVEREIEKKKEKELKQKNEERGTCKSSAEKKGVKDAEKDMEEKLRQNDITNFEHISKISDHKKKNKILDIAYDSIEDSLRDIYLRMKAGVGDEEEDKKDYLEIAKKEKDMLYEKLICGYSPLNNSSTFDLFGVFYDSKDYEDGKKLLAEMNKMLNLEPLKSNKENLLQTVDALLKKNKLPPHIRNFLVKYRHLAQKASGAGEDRSTTDVPPEGGKDALRGENAHDTQSERDGAQAPGGESKNEERLELGDPDKAAETDKATEADKEAETGEEIKKEDFLKDVNKVIMTLHNNLNNEKLMRRDQYFVDELYEAYKKHLRNMHVKRNKLEPQKNNYDFLTFFHEHYEEYFFFKYGNFDYDFEERVQKVKSKIESEKGLTKTEHAAQLSQHGGRGPLVENHHIGGDKRTGVDMWVRTVADGTQSRYNEEKGTTEGRGENSNEKCSILKGIKVNKKLKKHILLDIMQNYQKRMYDIYKPNNIITNAYGFNNYIDNEQYEKEINASFNKYSIVNYDSKDDLNKVEKLYVGKLIFGKIFKIEKTYAYVDINYAFYAELHEDQMPYNIKNIKDVFKVNDKLIFEIYKMYPEKILLTLKNIQKVNDLNKILHYKTQDVPFDVKVVTVLKNGISVSYNDIYAFIHISALSSKYKSKMEENEKIQESLVNQKIKVICTDMNKLNFSNLIYEQNEQLKKLNIYDIVHVEIIHISKYGLMVKCDDIVGLIHISEISKKKIDDLNEVFKIGDQLKGVLINIDYDNKRFSLSTKILETEGRNFIDNRAQIYDNMEYILNDIKKRNTSLQINDSNIKNQLLSLIDIYKTEEGDSKHDSKRDSNRDGQVCTAPAAGEDADRGEIDRGKTGGGETDGVETDGVETDGGETNRGETNRGKTNRGETDRSDTPRSEVVTKQANGPGHGADKHAAEKGDPDQPTASPSTDLSKERDQLKGADRDNIETETERFSDDPDEAEDERNELTIDINNQLVPYLMLKQDEIAKQEEEENVLGKPREIIWNLEDEEFLNSNSPTQSTQFFEYQWSYLKDKKWVNFAYYVNRIMNYYFNINDDFFTYKEKNVVYEIDFVKSVRIDLATGLQNRIRKITK, encoded by the exons ATGATTTTTACGAGAGTATTCTTGCTTCCGGTATTCCTGGTGTGCAGCGTATCTACCTTTGTCAAGCACAACCTTCCCGATTGCAACTAT ATATACACGAAGACACACCGgttcaggaaaaaaaggaaaaaaatcaactaCAGGCTGCGTAAGAGCAAAGATGATGACATCGAGAGCTGCATTCCGCACATGTACAAGGACATCGCGCCCTCCCTGAAGGGTCTAGTGGATGAG GAGTACTCATACAAACAACTGCTGAATGCGTACTTCCCCGAAACGGTCGAAagagaaatagaaaaaaaaaaggaaaaggaattaaagCAAAAGAATGAAGAGAGGGGGACATGTAAAAGTAGTGCGGAGAAGAAAGGAGTGAAGGATGCTGAAAAGGACATGGAAGAAAAGCTAAGACAAAATGACATAACAAATTTTGAACATATAAGTAAAATAAGTGatcacaagaaaaaaaataaaattttggataTCGCATATGATAGTATTGAAGATTCCCTGAGAGATATTTACCTGCGCATGAAGGCAGGTGTGGGcgacgaggaagaagacaaaaAGGATTACCTagaaatagcaaaaaaggaaaaggacatGTTGTACGAAAAGCTTATATGTGGGTATTCCCCCCTGAATAATAGCAGTACGTTCGATTTGTTCGGCGTTTTCTACGATAGTAAGGACTATGAGGACGGAAAAAAACTGTTGGCAGAGATGAATAAAATGTTAAATTTGGAGCCGCTTAAAAGCAACAAGGAGAACTTACTGCAAACGGTTGACGCGCTTTTAAAGAAGAACAAACTGCCCCCTCatataagaaattttttggTCAAGTATAGGCACCTTGCTCAGAAGGCTTCCGGCGCAGGGGAAGACAGAAGCACCACAGATGTTCCTCCGGAAGGGGGAAAGGACGCACTGCGAGGTGAGAACGCCCACGATACGCAGAGCGAACGGGATGGTGCGCAGGCCCCAGGcggggaaagcaaaaatgaggagcGCCTCGAATTGGGCGATCCGGACAAAGCAGCTGAGACGGACAAAGCGACCGAGGCGGACAAAGAAGCCGAGACGggagaggaaataaaaaaagaagacttCCTCAAGGACGTTAACAAAGTTATTATGACTTTGCACAACAATTTGAATAACGAAAAATTAATGAGAAGGGACCAATATTTTGTGGACGAGCTGTACGAAGCTTATAAAAAGCACCTGCGAAATATGCACGTAAAGCGAAACAAACTGGAACCGCAGAAAAACAACTACGactttttaacctttttccATGAGCATTACGAagagtactttttttttaagtatggAAATTTCGATTACGATTTTGAGGAAAGGGTGCAGAAAGTTAAGAGCAAGATAGAGAGTGAAAAAGGTTTGACTAAGACTGAACACGCAGCTCAGTTGAGCCAACATGGGGGGAGAGGACCCCTAGTGGAGAATCACCACATCGGAGGAGATAAACGAACTGGTGTAGATATGTGGGTTAGAACTGTGGCTGACGGTACTCAGAGCAGGTACAACGAAGAGAAAGGGACAACGGAGGGAAGAGGGGAAAATTCAAACGAGAAGTGTTCCATCCTGAAAGGCAtaaaggtaaataaaaaactgaaaaaacatatactTTTGGATATAATGCAGAATTACCAAAAAAGGATGTACGATATTTATAAACCAAATAACATAATCACGAACGCATACGGGTTTAATAATTACATAGACAATGaacaatatgaaaaagaaattaacgcGTCATTTAACAAGTACAGCATAGTAAACTACGACAGTAAGGATGACTTAAATAAGGTGGAGAAATTATATGTAGGGAAATTAATATttgggaaaatttttaaaatcgaAAAAACGTATGCATATGTTGATATAAATTACGCATTTTATGCGGAATTACACGAAGATCAAATGCCCTacaatattaaaaatataaaagatgtATTTAAAGTGAATGACAAATtgatttttgaaatatataaaatgtacccagagaaaattttattgacTCTGAAAAATATACAGAAGGTTAATGAccttaataaaattttacattacAAAACGCAAGACGTACCCTTCGATGTGAAAGTTGTGacagttttaaaaaatggaataagcGTTTCGTATAACGATATTTACGCTTTTATCCACATTTCTGCTTTGTCCAGTAAGTacaaaagcaaaatggaagaaaatgaaaaaatccaGGAATCGTTAGTtaaccaaaaaattaaagtcaTATGTACagatatgaacaaattaaatttttccaatttaatatatgaacaaaatgagcaactaaaaaaattgaatatttATGATATTGTGCATGTGGAAATTATACACATTTCGAAATACGGCCTCATGGTAAAATGCGACGATATAGTTGGACTGATACACATATCcgaaatttccaaaaaaaaaattgacgacTTGAATGAGGTTTTCAAAATAGGCGACCAATTAAAAGGCGTTTTAATAAACATAGACTATGACAACAAAAGATTTTCCTTGTCGaccaaaattttggaaacGGAGGGCAGAAATTTTATTGACAACAGGGCCCAGATATATGACAATATGGAATACATTTTGAATGACATTAAGAAGAGGAACACCTCCTTGCAAATTAACGACTCCAATATTAAGAACCAGTTGCTTTCTCTCATCGATATTTACAAAACGGAGGAGGGCGATTCGAAGCATGATTCGAAGCGTGATTCGAATCGTGATGGTCAGGTTTGCACCGCCCCCGCGGCGGGTGAGGATGCCGACCGGGGCGAAATAGACAGGGGTAAAACAGGAGGAGGTGAAACAGACGGAGTCGAAACAGACGGAGTCGAAACAGACGGAGGCGAAACAAACCGGGGTGAAACAAACCGGGGTAAAACAAACCGAGGCGAAACCGATCGGAGCGATACCCCTCGCAGCGAAGTGGTCACCAAACAGGCGAATGGCCCGGGACATGGTGCAGACAAACACGCCGCAGAAAAGGGTGACCCGGACCAACCGACCGCATCCCCTTCCACGGATCTAAGCAAAGAGAGAGATCAACTAAAAGGTGCAGACAGGGATAACATAGAAACGGAAACGGAGCGCTTTAGTGACGACCCAGATGAAGCGGAAGATGAGAGAAATGAACTTACCATCGACATAAACAACCAGTTAGTTCCCTACCTGATGTTGAAGCAGGATGAGATCGccaagcaggaggaggaggaaaatgtCTTGGGAAAACCCAG AGAAATAATTTGGAACCTGGAGGATGAAGAATTTCTAAATTCCAACTCCCCAACGCAGAGTACCCAAT ttTTCGAATATCAGTGGTCATACTTAAAGGACAAGAAATGGGTGAACTTCGCCTATTACGTGAACAGAATTATGAATTACTATTTTAACATTAACGATGACTTCTTTACGtacaaggagaagaa CGTGGTGTACGAAATCGATTTTGTGAAAAGTGTAAGAATCGATTTGGCCACAGGGCTTCAAAACAGGATTAGAAAAATCACCAAGTAG
- a CDS encoding hypothetical protein (putative) gives MILHRIRKAHFSMDVNVSNLLRKKAILFENVKRENCKKELILDYFDIKGVKLKKNDIHIMTNILCRPTGRIMILTDNMKKQNFNFDFGSLSKGREDLPLDEKRVSHESGEDSGDSPNSSNSNTANELEDATTCDIQGGDSSSVQLRGHNQVNAGRANGGTEEEVEAEEVEEEKEEEKKEEEYRCTTVWNKNLKNLFKECKIHLCDDFEIERFVEECERFLRFTEDIKRVARFENLDKIITIINIPSCYGRKELAQIIYDCARINVKLKNIIFRFKKNGIQSDCAYVLCDSVNDGNILVNKMQEYPVAKKYHLREFFGTSFLYASRSNLFLSSEKLDYVTIFSKYKIFTCGWHKDISIKEFESFLITLKIFPKKIIKIDHRSRGAARAAPQEHSAGNCAHQSDDQLDDQSDDQLDHHSEDHTDCKYQLSPVDPHHILISIDEADSATADADRTNDPHDANTSSFILFFENMRMTKKVFTKLERLKKKWKISASKNFYAYPKTPDIHFNDDEDYDDENEYEDSDLDEEIEY, from the exons ATGATACTACACAGAATCCGAAAGGCGCACTTCAGCATGGACGTTAATGTATCCAACTTGCTGAGGAAAAAGGCAATCCTGTTCGAAAATGTCAAAAGGgagaattgcaaaaaagaattaattttGGATTATTTCGACATAAAAGGAGtgaagctgaaaaaaaatgacatccACATTATGACGAACATTTTGTGTAGACCGACTGGTAGGATAATGATTTTGACTGACAATATGAAGAAGCAGAATTTTAACTTCGATTTTGGGTCCCTCTCTAAGGGGAGAGAAGACTTACCATTGGATGAAAAAAGAGTGAGCCACGAATCTGGTGAAGATTCGGGTGACTCCCCGAACAGTAGCAACTCCAACACCGCTAACGAACTAGAGGATGCCACCACGTGTGATATCCAAGGGGGGGACAGCTCTAGTGTCCAGCTGAGAGGACATAACCAAGTGAACGCTGGCCGAGCGAATGGTGGAACGGAGGAAGAGgtagaagcggaagaagtagaagaagaaaaagaagaagaaaaaaaagaagaagaatatcGTTGTACCACTGtgtggaataaaaatttaaaaaatttattcaagGAATGCAAAATTCACCTATGTGATGATTTCGAAATAGAAAGATTTGTGGAAGAATGCGAACGGTTTTTGCGATTTACGGAAGATATCAAAAGAGTGGCAAGGTTTGAAAATttggacaaaataattaccaTTATAAATATCCCCAGTTGTTatggaagaaaagaattgGCACAAATTATTTACGACTGTGCTAGGattaatgtaaaattaaaaaacatcattttcagatttaaaaaaaatggcatacaATCTGACTGTGCCTATGTCCTATGTGATAGTGTAAatgatggaaatattttagtCAACAAAATGCAAGAATATCCCGttgctaaaaaatatcatttacgagaattttttggaacttcttttttgtatgcTTCCAGAAGTAACCTTTTTCTGAGCTCAGAAAAACTTGATTACGtgaccattttttcaaagtataaaatatttacctgCGGATGGCATAAGGATATTTCCATAAAGGAGTTTGAAAGCTTTCTCATCACTCTTAAAATATTCCCCAAGaagattataaaaattgacCATCGCAGCAGGGGCGCCGCCAGGGCAGCCCCGCAGGAGCACTCCGCAGGCAACTGCGCACACCAGTCGGATGATCAGTTGGATGACCAGTCGGATGACCAGTTGGATCACCACTCGGAGGACCACACAGACTGCAAGTACCAACTGAGCCCCGTGGATCCCCATCACATTTTAATAAGCATCGACGAGGCGGACTCCGCCACGGCTGATGCGGACCGCACTAACGACCCGCACGACGCCAACACATCctcgtttattttatttttcgaaaacATGCGAATGACGAAAAAGGTTTTCACGAAATTGGAGAGactgaagaagaaatggaaaatatcgGCATCCAAAAACTTCTACGCATACCCGAAGAcg CCGGATATCCACTTCAACGATGACGAAGACTATGACGACGAAAACGAGTATGAGGACTCCGATTTggatgaagaaatagaatattaa
- a CDS encoding hypothetical protein (putative), whose product MKKKQFFQIIESNDLSSQPENSPLDLSALSENSSLHLSARSEKSPLNNLSANSIVDFDKSEKKNLNETQLSHNSHDIFNNVTKRNALNFLGLRNKKKNVDNFQGKNDESEKSTRYAHVKSVNHEVVHTPRINTQGVKCENGECIPNGVSPCTAEFPPPNEDGNSRNNVCGEDGASTPLSRGNDARENKRSNHFYCLKQIIHNNLNNNYDKSEVKIFNIYHDNRAECLFNDASVIKFYGHENVCIYENKSYICEEINANLFHQNGETEKEKEDCFDANRDIYEYLYKEKMKLNSANGKDKGNDVQNGIITKFGNSHEQVQQCFQFYMHKYPPFLREKIKIFIHLYNMFSIYPYINHKFIEEEIYSKNLKISSSFEKIVHIKWRFYGEHELREMLSRAVLNKKREHSLRESFLQVDDYISVNFLTQEVKVRDAGIPHNGDDGNNHFNYILLNGNGLCFSAHFHLIVPYHRHINESANEVDKKNSAYNLSYEYVYLSQLFNIYDNFHLCFLYPLFVSYFFYYHLFFKGNGCATLALSEKKGAQEGAYNSACEEAYTNQINDIYAKLTNCVKETISNTQSGNFKIKDGVIEFLVPQSCYKICEEPEFLADKSHHLPLLYVVCISKHGVGNSIGGVNYGLHYSGSDNSARSTSVENNLITFPTNSARVSSCHVYGHTHPIHTMGGYSIEEGLHKTKADEEQWAWEPHDNNICCNEVKEFNNLRTIFPEHMKQYFNTCNKIDNIIKVSIRNDGMCFMYVRNMLGEYIFSSYFILFNAFENLVHLMNRGKDGGTHGGERWGSLHQNGETAGGHITNGDILNMEPIQHHGNFYSNVLESPPPWYHPNLERRESEAVTFANIDHIFEMSNINNIFNDFYICENKKMNTFKLINIMNREKKKALTAYYFGNRELTPIFFLRLSNIHIYDINRQLTSIFEYINYNNKTFTPFLKKYAKYEMNVQLDLLENMYSINNELYLLYTKKINYSHDIYKYNYLYVQDYLLKNYILYYNIYFRVREEMKKNEYYKLKYTNRNKQTISVHFTVSFNYAYDRANSHFELKPSHYITHLESDSPHEQIDAANYIAFISKYVHSKCVT is encoded by the exons atgaagaaaaaacaatttttccaaattatCGAAAGTAACGATTTGTCTTCACAGCCCGAAAATTCGCCGCTTGATTTGTCTGCCCTGTCTGAAAATTCGTCGCTTCATTTATCTGCACGGTCGGAAAAATCGCCGCTTAATAATTTGTCCGCGAATTCCATTGTAGACTTTGAtaaatcggaaaaaaaaaatttaaatgaaacaCAGCTCTCTCACAATTCGcatgatatttttaacaatgtCACAAAGAGGAATGCGTTAAATTTCTTAGGTTTgcgtaataaaaaaaaaaatgttgataaTTTCCAGGggaaaaatgatgaaagCGAAAAGAGCACTCGCTATGCACATGTGAAAAGTGTGAACCATGAAGTGGTTCATACCCCTCGAATAAATACCCAAGGtgtaaaatgtgaaaatggaGAGTGCATACCAAATGGGGTGTCACCATGCACGGCGGAGTTTCCGCCTCCAAATGAGGATGGCAACAGTCGGAACAATGTGTGCGGTGAGGATGGCGCTAGTACACCCCTTAGCAGGGGAAACGATGCAAGAGAAAACAAACGCAGCAACCATTTTTACTGCTTGAAACAAATTATCCACaacaatttaaataataactACGACAAAAGTgaggtgaaaattttcaacatttATCATGATAACAGGGCAGAGTGTTTATTTAATGATGCAAgtgtaataaaattttacggacatgaaaatgtatgcatatatgaaaataaaagctaCATATGTGAGGAAATAAACGCCAACTTGTTccatcaaaatggggaaacagaaaaggaaaaagaagactGTTTTGACGCAAATAGGGacatttatgaatatttatacaaggaaaaaatgaaactgAACAGTGCAAATGGCAAAGACAAGGGGAATGATGTTCAGAATGGGATAATAACGAAATTTGGTAATTCTCACGAGCAGGTGCAACAGTGTTTCCAATTTTATATGCACAAGTATCCACCTTtcttgagggaaaaaataaaaatattcatacatttatataacATGTTTAGCATATACCCTTACATCAATCACAAATTtattgaagaagaaatatactcgaaaaatttaaaaatttcctcatccttcgaaaaaattgtgcacataAAATGGCGTTTTTATGGTGAACACGAATTAAGAGAAATGCTAAGTCGCGCTGtgctaaataaaaaaagggaacactCTTTGCGAGAAAGTTTTCTCCAAGTGGACGATTACATCagcgtaaattttttaacgcaAGAAGTGAAAGTGCGGGACGCGGGTATCCCACACAATGGTGATGACGGAAATAATCACTTCAACTACATACTTCTAAACGGCAATGGGCTGTGCTTTTCTGCCCACTTTCATTTAATCGTCCCGTACCACAGGCACATTAACGAAAGCGCAAATGAGGTAGACAAAAAGAATAGTGCCTACAATTTAAGTTATGAATACGTCTACCTATCGCAGCTATTTAACATTTACGATAATTTTCACTTGTGCTTTTTGTATCCCTTATTTGTctcgtactttttttattatcactTATTTTTCAAGGGGAATGGCTGCGCGA CATTAGCTCtctcagaaaaaaagggtgcgCAAGAGGGGGCCTATAACAGTGCCTGCGAGGAGGCTTACACAAACCAGATAAACGACATATATGCCAAATTGACAAATTGTGTGAAGGAAACCATTTCGAATACGCAAAGTGGGAATTTCAAGATAAAGGACGGTGTCATTGAATTCTTAGTTCCACAGAGTTGTTACAAAATTTGTGAGGAACCCGAGTTTCTCGCGGACAAATCGCACCACCTACCCCTGCTGTACGTCGTATGCATAAGTAAGCACGGCGTGGGCAACAGCATAGGAGGTGTTAATTATGGCCTCCACTATAGTGGTAGCGATAATAGCGCGCGCAGTACAAGTGTAGAAAACAATCTGATTACCTTCCCCACGAACTCCGCACGCGTAAGCAGCTGCCATGTGTATGGTCATACACACCCCATACACACCATGGGGGGTTATTCCATAGAGGAGGGCCTGCATAAAACAAAGGCAGACGAAGAACAGTGGGCGTGGGAACCCCACGACAACAACATATGCTGCAATGAAGTTAAAGAATTCAATAACTTGCGAACAATTTTCCCTGAACATATGAAACAGTATTTTAACACATGCAACAAAATTGATAACATCATAAAAGTTAGCATAAGGAATGATGGTATGTGTTTTATGTATGTAAGGAACATGCTCGgtgaatatattttctctTCGTATTTCATCCTATTTAACGCGTTTGAAAATCTTGTTCACTTGATGAATAGGGGAAAGGACGGCGGAACTCATGGGGGGGAACGTTGGGGAAGCCTtcatcaaaatggtgaaactGCAGGGGGTCACATAACAAATGGAGACATACTCAATATGGAGCCTATTCAACATCACGGCAATTTTTATAGCAACGTTTTGGAGAGTCCACCCCCCTGGTATCATCCAAATTTGGAACGCCGCGAAAGCGAAGCTGTCACCTTTGCAAACATCGACCACATATTCGAAATGAGCAACATAAACAACATATTCAACGACTTTTAcatttgtgaaaataaaaaaatgaacacctTTAAGCTGATTAACATAAtgaatagggaaaaaaaaaaagcattaacTGCGTACTATTTCGGGAACAGGGAATTAACTccgattttctttttacgaTTGTccaatatacatatttatgacATAAACAGACAACTgacttccatttttgaatatataaattacaataacaaaacatttaccccttttttaaaaaagtacgcAAAATACGAAATGAATGTTCAGCTGGATTTGCTAGAAAATATGTATAGCATTAACAACGAATTGTATTTGctgtatacaaaaaaaattaattactcTCACGatatttacaaatataattacCTGTACGTACAggattatttattaaaaaattatatcctatattacaatatttattttcgGGTACGtgaggaaatgaaaaagaatgaatACTACAAGCTGAAATACACCAACAGGAATAAGCAGACCATATCTGTCCACTTCACCGTTTCGTTTAATTATGCCTATGATAGGGCGAATTCTCATTTTGAGCTGAAGCCAAGTCATTATATAACCCACCTCGAGTCTGACTCCCCCCACGAACAAATCGATGCGGCAAATTACATTGCGTTTATTAGCAAGTATGTGCACAGCAAATGCGTAACGTAA